Sequence from the Acidobacteriota bacterium genome:
AATTATGCGAAAGTCTCGCCGGACGGAAAAACCGTCGCTTGCGAGTATTGGCTTGAGAGTTGGAAACCCAGCCTCTCCATCTTTCCGATAGACGGCGGCAAACCGATCAAAAGCTTTGTGCCAAGGCCCAGTGACTGGCAGTGGTCAACCGATTCGCGCTCATTAATTTTGGTCGATCACACTCAAGGGTTTTCAAACCTGTTTCGCGCCTCGCTGATAAACAACTCGCGAACACAACTCACCAATTTCAAGAACGACCGTATCTTCGCCTATGCGCTTTCGCGCGACGGCAAAAAACTCGCCATGCTTCGCGGGTCGGTATCGAGCGAAGTGATAATCATCAGCAACTTTCACTGAGCGACCGAGCGCAGATCGTGATATAAATTGAACTTTATGAAAATCAATCGTCGTAATTTTTTACTCGCCTCTGCCTCGACCGCCGGTTTACTGGCATCTGAAAGTCCTTCTGTTAAAGCACAAAAATCATCCCCGGTTAAACGGACGCAACCTTTCTCCATCGCCGGAAAAAAGGTCACTGTCTATTCAACTGCTGAAAAGACCGCTGAGCGAATCAAAGCCATCGACACCCTGACTTTCACGTCGCTTGCGCAACCGCTGGAAACTCAGGTTTGTGTCTTTATTGACCCGGCGAAAACCTTTCAAACTTTTTTAGGAATCGGCGCGGCGATGACCGATGCTTCGGCGGAAACCTTTGCCAAAATGCCCGCAACTAAACAACAGGAAATTGTCAACGCTTACTTCGATACCAAAGATGGCATCGGCTATACGCTGGCGCGAACCACCATTCATAGCTGCGATTTTTCGAGCGCCAGTTACACCTACGTCAGCGAAGGCGATAAAGCCTTGCAATCTTTTAGCGTCAATCACGACCAACAATTTCGCATTCCGTTTATTAAAAAAGCGATTGCCGCTGCGGGCGGGAAACTGACGACTTACGCTTCGCCCTGGAGTCCACCGGCATTTATGAAATCGAACAATTCCATGCTGCAAGGCGGAAAATTAAAACCGGAATTTTATCAAGCGTGGGCGAATTATTACGTGAAGTTCATCAAGGCTTATGAAAAAGCGGGCATTCCCATCTGGGGACTCACCATTCAAAACGAGCCGATGGCGACACAACGCTGGGAATCCTGTATCTACACGGCGGAAGAGGAACGCGACTTCTTAAAAAATCACCTCGCGCCAACTTTAATCAAAGCCGGTCTCGGCGCAAAAAAAATCATCGTCTGGGATCATAACCGCGATTTGATTTATCAAAGAGCTAGTACGCTGCTTGCAGACGCTGAGGCTGCAAAATATGTCTGGGGCATAGGCTTTCACTGGTACGAACCTTGGAGCGGCGGCGATGCAATGTTCGACAATGTGAAACTGGTGAATGAAAGTTTTCCCGATAAACATCTGATTTTTACCGAAGGCTGTAAAGAAGCATTCGATTTGCAGAAAGTGGACGATTGGAAATTGGGCGAACTGTACGGACGTTCAATGATTAATGATTTCAATAACGGCACAGTCGCCTGGACGGATTGGAATATTTTGCTTGATGAAACCGGCGGACCCAATCACGTTAAAAATTTCTGCTTTGCGCCGGTTCATGGCAATACCAAAACCGGCGAAGTGATTTACACCAATTCATATTATTACATCGGTCATTTTTCCAAATTCATCCGACCGGGCGCAAAACGCATCGCCTGTTCGCCGAGTCGCAGCGCCTTGCTTGCCACGGCGTTTCGCAACACAAACGGCAGCATCGCGGTTGTGGTGATGAATCGCAGCGACCAGAAAACGCCGTATTTTCTCTGGGTCGAAGGCAAAGCTGTAGAAGTCTCCAGTCCCGCGCATTCGATTCAAACGCTGGTGTTTTAAATTTCTGCCGGTTTATGCGATTGCTGAAATGATTTTGCAGGGTTATCAATCACGACCAACGCCCAAGGCATCAGCAACCCGGTTGATGTAATTAAACCATGAGGCAATCAAGGTGATTT
This genomic interval carries:
- a CDS encoding glycoside hydrolase family 30 protein, which gives rise to MKINRRNFLLASASTAGLLASESPSVKAQKSSPVKRTQPFSIAGKKVTVYSTAEKTAERIKAIDTLTFTSLAQPLETQVCVFIDPAKTFQTFLGIGAAMTDASAETFAKMPATKQQEIVNAYFDTKDGIGYTLARTTIHSCDFSSASYTYVSEGDKALQSFSVNHDQQFRIPFIKKAIAAAGGKLTTYASPWSPPAFMKSNNSMLQGGKLKPEFYQAWANYYVKFIKAYEKAGIPIWGLTIQNEPMATQRWESCIYTAEEERDFLKNHLAPTLIKAGLGAKKIIVWDHNRDLIYQRASTLLADAEAAKYVWGIGFHWYEPWSGGDAMFDNVKLVNESFPDKHLIFTEGCKEAFDLQKVDDWKLGELYGRSMINDFNNGTVAWTDWNILLDETGGPNHVKNFCFAPVHGNTKTGEVIYTNSYYYIGHFSKFIRPGAKRIACSPSRSALLATAFRNTNGSIAVVVMNRSDQKTPYFLWVEGKAVEVSSPAHSIQTLVF